From a region of the Rhodothermales bacterium genome:
- a CDS encoding N-6 DNA methylase, producing the protein MFEQAFKNIDDVLWKDAGCTSELDYTEQTSWLLFLKYLDALESDRATAAALGGKSYSHILDLPYRWESWAAPRDKSGRIDHNAALTGDDLIQFVNGELFPYLHGFKQKATGPNTIEYKVGEIFGEIKNRIQSGYNLREAIDHIDELRFASQTEKHELSHLYEAKIKNMGNAGRNGGEYYTPRPLIRAIVAVTAPRLGETICDPAVGSAGFLCESFEYLKARNPQRTTAQDRTLQERTFYGKEKKSLAYVIAIMNMILHGIEAPNIIHTNTLAENLADVQEKDRFDIILANPPFGGKERKEVQQNFPIRTGETAFLFLQHFIKVLKAAGRAGIVIKNTFLSNTDNASVSLRQKLLEECNLHTVLDCPGGTFIGAGVKTVVLFFEKGTKTRKVWYYQLDPGRNMGKTNPLNDTDLAEFVELQKTFADSPKSWSVDVAAVDSKTFDLSVKNPNGGEEMVHRSPQDIMDEIAALDAESAEVLGNIRGILGVAEREGV; encoded by the coding sequence CGCGCCACGGCCGCTGCCCTGGGGGGTAAATCCTACTCGCACATCCTCGATCTGCCCTACCGCTGGGAATCGTGGGCCGCGCCTCGGGACAAAAGCGGCAGGATCGACCACAACGCCGCCCTCACCGGCGACGACCTGATTCAATTCGTCAACGGCGAGTTATTCCCCTACCTGCACGGCTTCAAGCAAAAGGCCACCGGACCCAACACGATCGAATACAAGGTCGGCGAGATCTTCGGCGAGATCAAGAACCGCATCCAGAGCGGCTACAACCTGCGCGAGGCCATCGACCACATCGACGAACTCCGCTTTGCGTCGCAGACCGAGAAACACGAGCTCTCGCACCTGTACGAGGCCAAGATCAAGAACATGGGCAACGCCGGCCGTAACGGCGGCGAATACTACACCCCGCGCCCGCTCATCCGGGCCATCGTCGCCGTCACCGCCCCCCGGCTCGGCGAGACCATCTGCGACCCCGCCGTGGGCTCCGCCGGCTTCCTATGCGAATCCTTCGAGTACCTCAAAGCCCGGAACCCCCAACGCACCACCGCCCAGGACCGCACCCTGCAGGAGCGCACGTTCTACGGGAAAGAGAAGAAGTCCCTCGCCTATGTCATCGCGATCATGAACATGATCCTGCATGGCATCGAGGCTCCGAATATCATCCACACCAATACGCTGGCCGAGAATCTGGCCGACGTACAGGAAAAGGACCGGTTCGACATCATCCTGGCCAACCCGCCCTTCGGCGGGAAGGAGCGTAAGGAGGTGCAGCAGAACTTCCCCATCCGCACCGGCGAGACGGCGTTTCTCTTCCTCCAGCACTTTATCAAAGTCCTCAAGGCCGCCGGCCGCGCCGGCATCGTGATCAAAAACACCTTCCTCTCTAACACCGACAACGCCTCCGTCAGCCTCCGCCAGAAACTCCTGGAGGAATGTAATCTCCACACGGTGCTCGACTGCCCCGGCGGCACGTTCATCGGCGCGGGGGTGAAGACGGTGGTGCTGTTCTTCGAGAAGGGCACGAAGACACGCAAGGTCTGGTATTACCAGCTAGATCCAGGCCGCAACATGGGGAAGACGAATCCGCTCAACGATACCGATCTCGCCGAGTTTGTCGAGTTGCAAAAGACGTTCGCCGACTCTCCGAAAAGCTGGAGCGTGGACGTGGCAGCCGTCGACTCGAAGACGTTCGACCTCTCCGTGAAGAACCCCAACGGCGGCGAGGAAATGGTGCATCGCAGCCCACAGGACATCATGGACGAAATCGCCGCGCTGGATGCGGAGAGTGCGGAGGTGTTGGGGAATATCCGGGGAATCTTGGGCGTAGCCGAAAGAGAGGGAGTATGA
- a CDS encoding restriction endonuclease subunit S, which produces MKEGWQTKTLGDVCIFDKAQGIHRGLPYVGLEHIESHTARFIGSFEPQPAQSSTFRFSEEHVLYGRLRPYLNKALAPDFDGHCSTEIFPLKPSAELSREYLLFWLLADETCDRINATCTGARMPRAQMNEVLGFEIPVPPLAEQQRIVGLLDEAFAGIATARANAEKNLRNAGALFESHLQSVFSRRGEGWVETTLGAHIDLLAGFAFKSANYTTHEKDIRLLRGDNIIQGCLRWDDVKRWPANNTKEYERYRLCEGDVVLAMDRPWVKAGLKHATISRDDLPCLLVQRTARLRGGANLDNRFLKLLIGSFAFTAHILGVQTGIGVPHISGQQIKDFEFARPPLVEQRLIADNLESLREETQRLARIYERKLAALEVLKKSLLHQAFTGAL; this is translated from the coding sequence ATGAAGGAAGGGTGGCAGACAAAGACGTTGGGCGACGTGTGCATATTCGACAAAGCGCAAGGGATTCATCGCGGATTGCCTTACGTCGGGCTTGAACACATCGAATCTCACACCGCTCGGTTCATTGGCTCATTCGAGCCTCAGCCGGCTCAAAGCTCGACCTTTAGATTCTCTGAAGAACACGTTCTTTATGGTCGGCTTCGACCTTATCTGAATAAGGCATTAGCGCCAGATTTCGACGGTCATTGCTCAACTGAAATCTTCCCGTTGAAGCCGAGTGCTGAACTCTCGCGGGAGTATCTGCTGTTTTGGCTTCTTGCCGATGAGACGTGCGACCGCATCAACGCAACATGCACTGGAGCACGAATGCCTCGTGCTCAGATGAACGAGGTGCTGGGTTTCGAGATACCTGTCCCCCCGCTCGCCGAACAGCAGCGGATCGTCGGACTGCTGGACGAAGCGTTTGCCGGCATCGCCACGGCCAGAGCCAACGCCGAAAAGAACCTTCGAAATGCCGGCGCGCTTTTCGAGAGCCATTTGCAATCCGTCTTCAGCCGGCGGGGTGAGGGGTGGGTGGAGACGACGCTCGGAGCTCACATTGACCTTTTGGCTGGGTTCGCTTTCAAGAGCGCAAATTACACTACTCACGAAAAGGATATTCGCCTTCTGCGAGGTGACAACATTATCCAAGGTTGTCTTCGCTGGGACGACGTTAAGCGGTGGCCCGCCAATAATACTAAGGAATATGAGCGATACCGGCTCTGCGAGGGGGACGTCGTGTTGGCGATGGACCGTCCTTGGGTCAAAGCCGGATTGAAGCACGCGACGATTTCCCGTGATGACTTACCATGTTTGCTCGTTCAACGAACGGCTCGTCTTCGGGGCGGAGCGAACTTGGACAACCGCTTCTTAAAGCTACTCATTGGAAGTTTTGCTTTTACCGCTCACATTCTTGGCGTTCAAACGGGCATTGGCGTTCCGCACATCAGCGGACAGCAGATTAAAGACTTCGAGTTTGCTCGTCCGCCACTTGTCGAACAACGACTCATTGCGGACAACCTCGAATCCCTTCGCGAAGAAACCCAACGCCTCGCCCGCATCTACGAGCGGAAGCTCGCCGCGTTGGAGGTGTTGAAGAAATCGTTGTTGCACCAGGCCTTCACCGGGGCGTTGTAG
- a CDS encoding four helix bundle protein: protein MPELFDKRGGFRRLHSFTLATVVQLETLRFCRRFLTFDHREAGVKFYDPKGRQYDQMTQAARSGRQNIIEGSERSATSKDTEMKLTDVARASLSELRGDYEMFILDRGLLPWSVHTPDARAINAISLDPAPFTDDMSTSRPGMP from the coding sequence ATGCCTGAGCTGTTTGACAAACGCGGCGGATTCCGCCGGCTGCATTCGTTTACGCTGGCCACGGTGGTGCAGCTGGAGACGCTGCGGTTCTGCCGGCGTTTTCTGACGTTCGACCACCGCGAGGCCGGCGTGAAGTTCTACGACCCCAAAGGCCGGCAATACGACCAGATGACCCAGGCCGCCCGCAGCGGACGGCAGAACATTATCGAAGGCTCGGAGCGATCCGCCACCTCGAAGGACACCGAGATGAAGCTGACCGATGTCGCGCGCGCAAGCCTCAGCGAATTGCGGGGCGACTACGAGATGTTCATCCTGGACCGCGGACTCCTGCCGTGGTCCGTCCACACCCCCGATGCCCGGGCCATCAACGCCATCTCGCTCGATCCCGCGCCGTTCACCGACGACATGTCCACCAGTCGGCCCGGCATGCCCTAG
- a CDS encoding four helix bundle suffix domain-containing protein: MANALLIIIGRALNMLKSQIEAQGRAFEEAGGFSERLTARRIEVRDRQRSSDAPECPQCGKPLRRRKSAKGDFWGCPAFPECKGTRPA, encoded by the coding sequence GTGGCCAACGCCCTGCTCATCATCATTGGCCGCGCCCTGAACATGTTGAAGAGCCAGATCGAGGCGCAGGGGAGGGCGTTTGAAGAAGCGGGGGGCTTCAGCGAACGCCTCACGGCGAGGCGAATCGAGGTACGGGACAGGCAACGATCCTCGGACGCGCCCGAATGCCCGCAATGCGGCAAGCCCCTGCGCCGGCGGAAGTCGGCCAAAGGGGATTTCTGGGGATGCCCGGCGTTTCCCGAATGCAAAGGAACCCGCCCCGCCTAA
- a CDS encoding DEAD/DEAH box helicase family protein: protein MNEAETRAEYIDPALAAAGWGVVDGSRIRREFPIAPGRIEGLGRRGKALIADYVLEYRNRKLAVVEAKAWDQDLTVGVAQGKYYAGKLAVRFAYATNGQGIYAIDMDKGQEGEIVAYPTPDALWAMTFAAENAWRDRFAAVPFEDKGGSHPTRYYQDIAVGRVMQAIAENRPRILLTLATGTGKTFIAFQIAWKLFHARWSLSREALRRPRILFLADRNILANQAYNAFSAFPEDALVRIEPGDIRKKGKVPKNGSLFFTIFQTFMSGPPRDGQPSPYFGDYPPDFFDFVVIDECHRGGANDESNWRGILDYFAPAVQLGLTATPKRKDNVDTYAYFGEPVYTYSLKDGINDGFLTPFRVKQIQTTLDEYVFTSDDTIVEGEIEAGKRYVEDDFNRSIEIREREKKRVEIFLSQINPNEKTLVFCANQAHALLVRDLINQLKTSKDPNYCHRVTADDGALGEQHLRDFQDNEKTIPTILTTSQKLSTGVDARNVRNIALMRPIHSMIEFKQIIGRGTRLFDGKDYFTIYDFVKAHVLFTDPEWDGEPLEPQEVLPPKPIKPEKPDVVREEREEWTVRKPVKVKLADGKERTIQHMTMTSFWHPDGTPMSAQQFLELLFGKLPEFFKDEAELRTIWSAPDTRKKLMQGLAEKGFGHDQLAEMQKIIDAEKSDLFDVLAHVAYALPPVTREVRAENARAHITTRFDARQQAFLDFVLQHYITVGVEELDQEKLTPLLLLKYHNSIADAVADLGGRPEEIHRAFTGFQKYLYQLPAAA, encoded by the coding sequence ATGAACGAAGCCGAAACCCGAGCCGAATACATCGACCCCGCGCTGGCGGCGGCGGGGTGGGGTGTTGTCGATGGCAGCCGGATCCGGCGGGAGTTTCCCATAGCGCCGGGGCGTATCGAAGGGCTCGGCCGGCGGGGGAAGGCGCTGATTGCGGACTACGTGTTGGAGTACCGCAACCGGAAGCTGGCGGTGGTCGAGGCCAAAGCGTGGGATCAGGACCTGACTGTGGGCGTGGCGCAGGGCAAGTACTATGCGGGCAAGCTGGCGGTGCGCTTCGCCTATGCCACCAATGGGCAGGGGATCTACGCCATCGACATGGATAAGGGGCAAGAAGGGGAGATCGTCGCTTACCCCACGCCGGATGCCCTCTGGGCCATGACTTTTGCTGCAGAGAACGCCTGGCGGGATCGGTTCGCAGCCGTGCCGTTCGAGGACAAGGGCGGCTCGCATCCGACCCGGTATTACCAGGACATCGCCGTCGGGCGGGTGATGCAGGCCATCGCCGAAAACCGGCCGCGCATCCTGCTGACGCTCGCCACCGGCACCGGCAAAACCTTTATCGCATTTCAGATTGCGTGGAAGCTGTTCCACGCCCGCTGGAGCCTCAGCCGCGAAGCGCTGCGCCGGCCGCGTATCCTCTTCCTCGCCGATCGCAATATCCTGGCGAACCAGGCGTACAACGCCTTCTCGGCCTTCCCCGAGGACGCCCTGGTGCGCATCGAGCCGGGCGATATCCGCAAGAAGGGCAAAGTGCCGAAGAACGGGAGCCTGTTCTTTACCATCTTCCAGACCTTCATGAGCGGCCCGCCCCGAGACGGGCAGCCTTCACCCTACTTCGGCGATTATCCGCCGGATTTCTTCGACTTCGTCGTCATCGACGAGTGCCATCGGGGCGGGGCGAACGACGAAAGCAACTGGCGCGGCATCCTCGACTACTTCGCACCCGCCGTGCAACTCGGCCTCACCGCCACGCCCAAGCGGAAGGATAACGTGGACACCTATGCCTACTTCGGCGAGCCGGTATATACCTACTCGCTCAAGGACGGTATCAACGACGGTTTCTTGACACCCTTCCGCGTCAAGCAGATTCAGACGACGCTGGACGAGTACGTGTTTACGTCCGACGATACCATCGTGGAGGGGGAGATCGAGGCCGGAAAGCGGTACGTGGAGGACGACTTCAACCGGAGCATCGAGATCCGCGAGCGGGAGAAAAAGCGTGTGGAAATCTTCCTCTCGCAGATCAATCCGAACGAAAAGACCCTGGTATTCTGCGCCAACCAGGCCCACGCGCTCCTCGTTCGCGACCTCATCAACCAGCTCAAGACGAGCAAGGACCCAAACTACTGCCACCGCGTCACGGCGGACGACGGCGCGCTGGGCGAGCAGCACCTGCGCGACTTTCAGGATAACGAGAAAACCATTCCGACCATCCTGACCACCTCGCAAAAGCTCTCGACCGGCGTGGACGCCCGTAATGTCCGCAACATCGCGCTAATGCGCCCGATCCACTCGATGATCGAGTTCAAACAGATCATCGGGCGCGGCACGCGGCTCTTCGACGGTAAGGATTACTTCACGATTTACGACTTCGTGAAGGCCCACGTGCTCTTCACCGATCCCGAGTGGGACGGGGAGCCGCTAGAGCCGCAAGAGGTCCTGCCACCGAAGCCCATCAAACCCGAGAAACCAGACGTCGTCCGTGAAGAGCGCGAGGAGTGGACCGTTCGAAAACCCGTCAAAGTGAAGCTAGCGGATGGGAAGGAGCGCACCATCCAGCACATGACGATGACCAGTTTCTGGCATCCCGACGGCACCCCGATGTCCGCGCAACAGTTTCTGGAGCTGCTCTTCGGCAAACTGCCGGAGTTTTTCAAAGACGAGGCCGAACTCCGCACCATCTGGAGCGCCCCCGACACGCGTAAGAAACTCATGCAGGGGCTGGCGGAAAAAGGATTCGGGCACGACCAGCTGGCCGAGATGCAGAAGATCATCGACGCCGAGAAGAGCGACCTCTTCGACGTGCTGGCCCACGTTGCCTACGCGTTGCCGCCCGTCACCCGTGAAGTCCGCGCCGAGAACGCCCGAGCCCACATCACCACCCGCTTCGATGCCCGGCAGCAGGCGTTCCTGGATTTCGTCCTCCAGCACTACATCACCGTCGGCGTGGAAGAACTCGACCAGGAAAAGCTCACGCCGCTGCTCCTGCTGAAATACCACAACTCCATCGCGGATGCCGTGGCCGACCTGGGCGGCCGGCCCGAAGAGATCCACCGGGCATTCACCGGTTTTCAGAAGTATCTCTACCAGCTGCCGGCTGCGGCGTAG